A stretch of Microtus pennsylvanicus isolate mMicPen1 chromosome 5, mMicPen1.hap1, whole genome shotgun sequence DNA encodes these proteins:
- the LOC142851165 gene encoding prorelaxin 1-like, whose amino-acid sequence MSSKFLLSFLGFWLLLSQPCRARVTEEWLDEVIKVCDRIYVRTVIEICGHSVALARKAPARRQRSITETVPSFNNKDAVPSDTMLKYLPNWPQKLKVALPEEHLSLPELQQHAPALSNSAGSLEGLKKGFHKTQVEAEASGSPETKRLRLDTLARRKRQSRLWLSEQCCHFGCPRRAIAQFC is encoded by the exons ATGTCCAGCAAGTTCTTGCTCTCGTTCCTGGGGTTCTGGCTGCTGCTAAGCCAGCCTTGCAGGGCACGGGTCACGGAAGAGTGGTTGGACGAAGTCATTAAGGTGTGTGACCGTATATATGTCCGAACGGTAATTGAAATCTGTGGGCACTCAGTGGCATTGGCCCGGAAGGCGCCAGCTCGGCGACAGAGGTCTATAACAG AAACTGTACCATCCTTCAACAACAAAGATGCGGTGCCTTCAGATACGATGCTTAAATACCTCCCAAACTGGCCACAGAAGCTCAAGGTGGCACTGCCTGAGGAGCATCTGTCCTTACCAGAGCTGCAACAGCATGCACCTGCATTGAGCAATTCAGCTGGAAGCCTGGAAGGCTTGAAGAAAGGTTTCCACAAGACACAAGTTGAAGCAGAAGCCAGCGGTTCTCCAGAAACCAAACGCTTGCGCTTGGACACTCTCGCACGGAGAAAGAGGCAGTCCCGTCTATGGCTGAGTGAGCAGTGTTGCCACTTCGGTTGTCCCAGAAGAGCTATTGCTCAGTTCTGCTGA